One window from the genome of Trabulsiella odontotermitis encodes:
- the murQ gene encoding N-acetylmuramic acid 6-phosphate etherase: MSIDLSKLLTERRNSNSADIDTLSTEAMLAVINQEDQQVPHAITPYLPQIAQVVDRVAAAIQAGGRLIYIGAGTSGRLGILDASECPPTFGTRPEQVVGLIAGGHKAILSAVENVEDNKAQGAADLQAIQFSERDVLVGLAASGRTPYVIGAMEYAKTCNAFVAIVSCNPHGEMAKLADVAITPVVGPEVVTGSTRLKAGTAQKLVLNMISTGAMIRVGKVYSNLMVDVEATNAKLIERQVSIVMEATECSRDTAQQALAACGRHCKTAIVMVLANLSADEARTLLTDNHGYIRQALNHA; encoded by the coding sequence ATGAGTATTGACCTGAGTAAGTTACTGACCGAACGCCGCAACAGCAACAGCGCTGACATCGACACCCTCTCCACCGAAGCGATGCTGGCGGTGATCAACCAGGAAGACCAGCAGGTGCCGCACGCCATTACCCCTTATCTGCCGCAGATCGCGCAGGTGGTTGATCGCGTTGCCGCAGCGATTCAGGCAGGCGGGCGTCTGATTTACATCGGCGCTGGCACGTCCGGGCGGCTGGGGATCCTCGATGCCAGCGAATGCCCGCCGACGTTTGGCACGCGCCCGGAACAGGTGGTGGGGCTGATTGCCGGAGGGCATAAAGCCATTCTCAGCGCAGTAGAAAATGTTGAAGACAATAAAGCGCAGGGCGCTGCCGACCTGCAGGCCATCCAGTTCAGCGAACGCGACGTGCTGGTGGGGCTGGCCGCAAGTGGGCGCACGCCGTACGTCATTGGTGCGATGGAATACGCGAAAACCTGCAACGCCTTTGTGGCTATCGTCAGTTGCAACCCGCACGGCGAAATGGCGAAACTGGCGGACGTCGCCATCACCCCGGTGGTCGGCCCGGAAGTGGTTACCGGCTCCACACGCCTGAAAGCAGGCACCGCGCAGAAACTGGTGCTGAATATGATCTCTACAGGCGCCATGATCCGCGTCGGCAAGGTCTACAGCAACCTGATGGTGGATGTGGAAGCGACCAATGCGAAGCTGATTGAGCGCCAGGTCTCCATTGTGATGGAAGCCACCGAGTGCTCGCGCGACACGGCGCAACAGGCACTGGCCGCCTGCGGTCGCCACTGTAAAACCGCCATCGTGATGGTGCTGGCGAATCTCAGCGCCGACGAGGCCCGTACGCTGCTGACCGACAATCACGGCTATATCCGTCAGGCGCTGAATCACGCCTGA
- a CDS encoding LysR substrate-binding domain-containing protein, producing the protein MDRLEAMALLVKVSELGSMSAVARALNTPLTTVSRNIAELENRLGVRLLTRTTRKLTLTDAGVDYVAAAQRILEEVENAERRATGEYQEPKGELAISAPTMFGRLYVLPVVTEFLARYPQITLRLLLSDRNVDLIGEHIDLAVRIGQLPDSSMVATRAGEMRIVTCASPALLEKYGPPARPEALAALPYIRIESPMPFSYWRSQEQRPALSVTNPETAADAARLGAGVARLLHYQAIEGLRRGELSLILDAFEPPPVPVHLLYASRDLTPLKLRKFIDFAAPALRLALQQIARTA; encoded by the coding sequence ATGGATCGTCTTGAAGCCATGGCGCTGCTGGTGAAAGTCAGCGAACTGGGCAGCATGTCGGCAGTGGCGCGGGCGCTGAATACACCGCTAACCACTGTCAGCCGCAATATTGCCGAGCTGGAAAACCGTCTCGGCGTGCGCCTGCTGACGCGCACCACCCGCAAACTTACGCTGACGGATGCCGGTGTGGATTACGTCGCGGCAGCACAACGCATTCTGGAAGAGGTGGAAAACGCCGAACGGCGCGCTACCGGGGAATATCAGGAGCCAAAAGGGGAACTGGCGATCAGCGCCCCGACAATGTTTGGCCGCCTGTATGTGCTGCCGGTGGTGACGGAATTTCTCGCCCGCTATCCGCAAATCACCCTTCGCCTGCTGCTGAGCGACCGCAACGTCGACCTGATTGGCGAACATATCGATCTGGCCGTGCGCATCGGTCAGTTGCCGGACAGCTCCATGGTGGCGACCCGCGCCGGAGAGATGCGTATCGTCACCTGCGCCAGCCCGGCGTTGCTGGAAAAGTACGGCCCCCCCGCCAGACCAGAGGCTCTCGCGGCGCTGCCGTACATTCGTATTGAATCGCCGATGCCGTTCAGCTACTGGCGATCGCAGGAGCAACGTCCGGCGCTCTCAGTCACCAACCCGGAAACCGCCGCCGATGCCGCCAGGCTGGGCGCAGGGGTGGCAAGACTGCTGCATTACCAGGCCATCGAAGGGCTGCGGCGCGGCGAGTTGTCGCTGATCCTCGACGCTTTCGAGCCGCCACCGGTGCCGGTGCATCTGCTCTACGCCTCGCGCGATCTCACGCCGCTGAAGCTGCGTAAGTTCATCGATTTCGCGGCACCCGCGCTGCGCCTCGCCCTCCAGCAGATTGCCCGCACGGCCTAA
- a CDS encoding pyridoxamine 5'-phosphate oxidase family protein has product MALGFLDIAMTPDVMDVQHEMGSDALWQHPRPGRTSDRFTASEEAMIASRDSFYMATVSQSGWPYLQHRGGPAGFLRMIDDQTLAMADFSGNRQYITSGNLRGSDRACLFLMDYPRRARLKIYATVEVFAPEAAPELLAQVTLPDYRARIERVYLFHLMAFDWNCPQHITPRYTTQQVAEYSQTLQTRIAELEHENQQLKEKLMSKGEDHV; this is encoded by the coding sequence ATGGCCCTGGGATTTCTCGACATCGCCATGACACCGGACGTGATGGACGTTCAGCATGAAATGGGCAGCGATGCGCTGTGGCAGCACCCGCGTCCCGGGCGGACCTCTGACCGGTTTACTGCCAGCGAAGAAGCGATGATTGCCAGTCGCGACAGTTTTTACATGGCAACGGTGTCACAAAGTGGCTGGCCGTACCTTCAGCACCGCGGCGGGCCGGCAGGGTTTCTGCGAATGATTGACGACCAGACCCTGGCGATGGCCGATTTCAGTGGCAACCGGCAGTACATCACTAGCGGAAACCTGCGTGGCAGTGATCGCGCCTGTTTGTTTTTGATGGATTACCCGCGCCGTGCCAGGCTGAAAATCTATGCCACTGTGGAAGTGTTCGCGCCGGAAGCGGCACCGGAACTGCTGGCGCAGGTAACGCTGCCTGACTATCGCGCACGCATTGAGCGGGTGTATCTGTTTCACCTGATGGCGTTTGACTGGAACTGTCCGCAGCACATTACGCCGCGCTACACCACGCAGCAGGTGGCTGAATACAGCCAGACGCTGCAAACACGCATCGCGGAGCTGGAACACGAAAACCAGCAGCTAAAAGAGAAATTAATGTCGAAGGGAGAAGATCATGTCTGA
- a CDS encoding nuclear transport factor 2 family protein, which produces MSEQRPPLPPFTRESAIQKVRAAEDGWNSRDPQKVSLAYSPDSVWRNRSDFVTGREEIVEFLARKWRREQEYRLIKEIWAYSDNRIAVRFAYEWHDDSGNWFRSYGNENWEFDENGLMRKRFASINDLPIAESERLFHWPQGRRPDDHPGLSDLGL; this is translated from the coding sequence ATGTCTGAACAACGACCCCCGCTGCCGCCGTTTACGCGGGAGAGCGCTATCCAGAAAGTGCGTGCTGCCGAAGATGGCTGGAACAGCCGCGATCCACAGAAAGTATCGCTGGCCTACTCGCCGGACAGCGTCTGGCGCAACCGCAGCGATTTCGTCACCGGGCGCGAGGAGATTGTCGAATTCCTCGCCCGCAAGTGGCGCCGCGAACAGGAATATCGCCTGATTAAAGAGATCTGGGCGTACAGCGATAACCGTATCGCCGTCCGTTTTGCCTATGAATGGCACGACGACAGCGGTAACTGGTTCCGCTCCTACGGCAACGAGAACTGGGAATTTGACGAGAACGGCCTGATGCGCAAGCGCTTCGCCAGCATCAACGATTTGCCGATTGCCGAAAGCGAGCGCCTGTTCCACTGGCCGCAGGGGCGTCGCCCAGACGACCATCCAGGGTTAAGCGACCTGGGGTTGTAA
- the argE gene encoding acetylornithine deacetylase: protein MKNDLPPFLEIYRALIATPSISATEEALDQSNATLINLLADWFTSLGFTVEVQPVPGTRNKFNLLASTGSGAGGLLLAGHTDTVPFDDGRWTRDPFTLTEHDNKLYGLGTADMKGFFAFILDALRDVDVTQLKKPLYILATADEETSMAGARYFAETTALRPDCAIIGEPTSLQPVRAHKGHISTAVRVLGQSGHSSDPARGVNAIELMHDAIGHILHLRDDLKSRYHYDAFTVPYPTLNLGAIHGGDASNRICACCELHMDIRPLPGMTLADLNGLLNEALAPVSERWPGRLTVSELHPPIPGYECPPDHQLVQVVEKLLGTHTDVVNYCTEAPFIQTRCPTLVLGPGSINQAHQPDEYLDTRFIKPTRELITQVVHHFCWH from the coding sequence ATGAAAAACGATTTACCGCCATTTCTCGAGATTTATCGCGCATTAATCGCCACTCCCTCGATCAGCGCAACGGAAGAAGCGCTCGATCAGAGTAATGCGACTTTAATCAATCTGCTGGCCGACTGGTTCACCTCTCTCGGGTTCACCGTCGAGGTACAGCCGGTACCGGGAACGCGCAATAAATTCAACCTACTGGCCAGTACCGGCAGTGGTGCTGGCGGACTGTTGCTCGCAGGACACACGGATACCGTCCCCTTTGACGACGGACGCTGGACGCGCGATCCCTTTACGCTGACCGAACATGACAACAAGCTCTACGGTCTCGGTACCGCAGACATGAAAGGGTTCTTTGCCTTTATTCTTGATGCCCTGCGTGACGTTGACGTGACGCAGTTAAAAAAACCGCTCTACATCCTGGCGACTGCCGACGAAGAAACCAGCATGGCGGGGGCGCGTTATTTTGCGGAAACCACCGCTTTGCGCCCGGACTGCGCCATCATCGGTGAACCGACCTCGCTGCAGCCAGTGCGCGCCCATAAAGGCCACATCTCCACCGCCGTGCGAGTGCTCGGCCAGTCAGGCCATTCCAGCGATCCGGCGCGCGGGGTGAATGCCATTGAGCTGATGCACGACGCCATCGGCCATATTCTGCATCTGCGCGATGATCTGAAATCGCGTTATCACTACGATGCCTTCACGGTGCCGTACCCGACGCTCAACCTCGGTGCGATTCACGGTGGTGATGCGTCAAACCGCATTTGCGCCTGCTGTGAGCTGCATATGGATATTCGTCCGTTACCGGGCATGACGCTGGCAGATTTAAACGGCCTGCTGAACGAGGCGCTGGCACCGGTCAGCGAGCGCTGGCCGGGCAGACTGACGGTGTCGGAGCTGCACCCGCCGATCCCCGGCTACGAATGTCCGCCGGATCATCAGCTGGTGCAGGTGGTGGAAAAGCTGCTTGGTACGCACACCGACGTGGTGAATTACTGTACCGAAGCGCCGTTTATTCAGACCCGCTGTCCGACGCTGGTGCTCGGCCCGGGCTCCATTAATCAGGCGCATCAGCCGGATGAATACCTCGACACGCGATTTATCAAACCCACGCGTGAGCTGATCACCCAGGTGGTGCATCACTTTTGCTGGCACTGA
- the argC gene encoding N-acetyl-gamma-glutamyl-phosphate reductase gives MLNTLIVGASGYAGAELVSYINRHPHMNITALTVSAQSNDAGKLISDLHPQLKGVVDLPLQPMSDISEFSGGVDVVFLATAHEVSHDLAPQFLAVGCVVFDLSGAFRVNDATFYEKFYGFTHQHPEWLAQAAYGLAEWNGDAVKEANLIAVPGCYPTAAQLALKPLIDAGVLNLNQWPVINATSGVSGAGRKAAMSNSFCEVSLQPYGIFNHRHHPEITTHLRAEVIFTPHLGNFKRGILETITCRLNAGVTRPRIAEIYQQAYASKPLVRLYDTGVPTLKGVEGLPFCDIGFAVDGEHLIIVAAEDNLLKGAAAQAVQCANIRFGYPETQSLL, from the coding sequence ATGTTGAATACGCTGATTGTAGGCGCCAGCGGTTATGCAGGTGCTGAGCTGGTGAGTTACATAAATCGTCATCCGCATATGAACATAACCGCTTTGACGGTCTCAGCGCAAAGCAATGATGCAGGAAAGTTAATATCTGATTTGCATCCGCAGCTGAAAGGCGTGGTGGATCTGCCATTGCAGCCGATGTCAGACATCAGCGAATTTAGCGGCGGCGTGGACGTGGTGTTTCTCGCCACCGCCCACGAAGTCAGCCACGATCTGGCGCCGCAGTTCCTCGCCGTCGGTTGTGTGGTGTTCGATCTCTCAGGGGCGTTTCGCGTCAACGATGCCACCTTCTATGAAAAATTCTACGGTTTCACTCATCAGCACCCGGAATGGCTGGCGCAGGCTGCCTACGGACTGGCGGAGTGGAACGGCGATGCAGTGAAAGAGGCGAATCTGATCGCGGTGCCGGGCTGTTACCCGACGGCGGCACAGCTGGCGTTGAAACCGCTGATTGATGCCGGGGTGCTCAATCTGAACCAGTGGCCGGTGATCAACGCCACCAGCGGCGTCAGCGGCGCGGGGCGTAAAGCCGCGATGTCCAACAGTTTCTGCGAAGTGAGCCTGCAGCCGTACGGCATTTTTAACCATCGCCATCACCCGGAAATCACCACCCATTTGAGGGCGGAAGTGATTTTCACGCCGCATCTGGGTAACTTTAAGCGCGGGATCCTCGAAACCATCACCTGCCGTCTGAACGCAGGCGTGACCCGTCCGCGTATTGCTGAGATCTATCAGCAGGCGTATGCCAGCAAACCGCTGGTGCGCCTGTATGACACCGGCGTCCCGACGCTGAAAGGCGTCGAGGGGCTGCCGTTCTGCGACATTGGCTTTGCAGTGGATGGCGAACATCTGATTATCGTGGCAGCAGAAGATAACCTGCTGAAAGGCGCCGCGGCTCAGGCGGTACAATGCGCAAACATTCGTTTCGGCTACCCCGAAACACAGTCTCTTCTTTAA
- the argB gene encoding acetylglutamate kinase gives MMNPLIIKLGGVLLDSEEALERLFTALVNYRESHQRPLVIVHGGGCVVDELMKQLNLPVKKKNGLRVTPADQIDIITGALAGTANKTLLAWAKKHHIPSVGLYLGDGDSVKVTQLDEALGHVGLAQPGSPALITSLLDGGFLPVVSSIGVTDEGQLMNVNADQAATALAATLGADLILLSDVSGILDGKGQRIAEMTAAKAEQLIDQGIITDGMIVKVNAALDAARALGRPVDIASWRHADQLPALFNGTPIGTRILA, from the coding sequence ATGATGAATCCTTTAATTATCAAACTCGGTGGTGTACTGCTGGATAGTGAAGAGGCGCTGGAGCGCCTGTTTACCGCGCTGGTTAATTATCGTGAATCTCATCAGCGTCCGCTGGTTATTGTTCACGGTGGTGGTTGCGTAGTGGATGAGCTGATGAAACAGCTTAACCTGCCGGTGAAAAAGAAAAACGGCCTGCGCGTCACGCCTGCCGATCAGATAGACATCATCACCGGCGCGCTGGCGGGAACGGCAAATAAAACGCTGCTGGCATGGGCGAAAAAGCACCATATTCCGTCCGTCGGCCTCTATCTTGGCGATGGCGACAGCGTAAAAGTGACCCAGCTCGATGAAGCGCTCGGCCATGTTGGACTGGCGCAGCCGGGTTCGCCTGCGCTGATTACCTCGCTGCTGGATGGCGGTTTTCTGCCGGTGGTCAGCTCCATTGGCGTCACTGACGAAGGGCAACTGATGAACGTCAACGCTGATCAGGCGGCGACGGCGCTGGCGGCGACACTGGGTGCGGATCTTATCCTGCTGTCGGACGTCAGCGGTATTCTGGACGGTAAAGGCCAGCGCATCGCCGAAATGACCGCCGCCAAAGCGGAACAACTGATTGACCAGGGTATCATCACCGACGGTATGATTGTGAAAGTGAACGCGGCGCTGGATGCGGCCCGTGCGCTTGGTCGCCCGGTGGATATCGCCTCGTGGCGGCATGCGGACCAGCTTCCGGCGCTGTTCAACGGCACGCCGATTGGCACACGTATTCTGGCGTAA
- the argH gene encoding argininosuccinate lyase, producing MALWGGRFTQAADQRFKQFNDSLRFDYRLAEQDIVGSVAWSKALVTVGVLTADEQQQLEAALNVLLEEVQANPQQILDSDAEDIHSWVEGKLIDKVGQLGKKLHTGRSRNDQVATDLKLWCKDTVGELLTANRQLQSALVDTAQSNQDAVMPGYTHLQRAQPVTFAHWCLAYVEMLARDESRLQDALKRLDVSPLGCGALAGTAYEIDREQLAGWLGFASATRNSLDSVSDRDHVLELLSDASIGMVHLSRFAEDLIFFNSGEAGFVELSDRVTSGSSLMPQKKNPDALELIRGKCGRVQGALTGMMMTLKGLPLAYNKDMQEDKEGLFDALDTWLDCLHMAALVLDGIQVKRPRCQEAAQQGYANATELADYLVAKGVPFREAHHIVGEAVVEAIRQGKPLEALALADLQKFSSVIGDDVYPILSLQSCLDKRAAKGGVSPAQVAQAIAAAKARLV from the coding sequence ATGGCACTTTGGGGCGGGCGTTTTACTCAGGCAGCGGATCAACGGTTCAAACAGTTCAACGACTCTTTGCGCTTTGACTATCGCCTGGCGGAGCAGGATATCGTTGGCTCTGTGGCCTGGTCGAAAGCGCTGGTGACAGTGGGTGTGTTGACCGCAGACGAGCAGCAGCAACTGGAAGCGGCGCTGAACGTGCTGCTGGAAGAGGTTCAGGCGAACCCGCAGCAAATTCTCGACAGTGACGCGGAAGATATTCACAGCTGGGTGGAAGGGAAACTCATCGACAAAGTCGGTCAGTTGGGTAAAAAACTGCACACCGGCCGCAGCCGTAACGACCAGGTCGCCACCGATCTCAAACTGTGGTGCAAAGATACCGTTGGCGAACTGCTGACGGCGAACCGCCAGTTACAAAGCGCGCTGGTGGACACGGCGCAGAGCAATCAGGACGCGGTGATGCCGGGTTACACGCACCTGCAACGCGCCCAGCCGGTGACCTTTGCGCACTGGTGTCTGGCTTATGTCGAAATGCTGGCGCGTGATGAAAGCCGTCTGCAGGACGCGCTGAAGCGTCTGGATGTCAGCCCGCTGGGCTGCGGTGCGCTGGCGGGAACGGCGTATGAAATTGACCGTGAGCAACTGGCTGGCTGGCTCGGTTTCGCCTCGGCGACCCGCAACAGCCTCGACAGCGTTTCCGACCGCGACCACGTGCTGGAACTGCTGTCTGACGCGTCCATCGGCATGGTGCATCTGTCGCGCTTTGCTGAAGATCTGATTTTCTTTAACTCTGGCGAAGCCGGGTTTGTTGAGCTGTCTGACCGGGTGACCTCCGGCTCGTCGCTGATGCCGCAGAAGAAAAACCCGGACGCGCTGGAGCTCATCCGCGGCAAATGCGGTCGCGTGCAGGGCGCGCTGACCGGCATGATGATGACCCTGAAAGGGCTGCCGCTGGCCTACAACAAAGACATGCAGGAAGACAAAGAGGGGCTGTTCGACGCGCTCGACACCTGGCTTGATTGCCTGCATATGGCGGCGCTGGTGCTGGACGGCATTCAGGTGAAACGCCCGCGTTGCCAGGAAGCGGCGCAGCAGGGTTACGCGAATGCCACTGAGCTGGCGGATTACCTGGTGGCGAAAGGCGTACCGTTCCGCGAAGCGCACCACATTGTGGGTGAAGCGGTGGTCGAAGCGATTCGTCAGGGTAAACCGCTGGAAGCGCTGGCGCTGGCGGATCTGCAAAAATTCAGCAGCGTGATTGGCGACGATGTCTACCCAATCCTGTCGTTGCAGTCCTGTCTTGACAAGCGTGCAGCAAAAGGCGGCGTCTCACCGGCGCAAGTAGCGCAGGCCATTGCCGCAGCAAAAGCGCGTCTGGTATAG
- the oxyR gene encoding DNA-binding transcriptional regulator OxyR — MNIRDLEYLVALAEHRHFRRAADSCHVSQPTLSGQIRKLEDELGVMLLERTSRKVLFTQAGLLLVDQARTVLREVKVLKEMASQQGETMSGPLHIGLIPTVGPYLLPQIIPMLHQTFPKLEMYLHEAQTHQLLAQLDSGKLDCAILALVKESEAFIEVPLFDEPMLLAIYEDHPWANRERVAMSDLAGEKLLMLEDGHCLRDQAMGFCFEAGADEDTHFRATSLETLRNMVAAGSGITLLPALAVPQERKRDGVIYLPCIKPEPKRTVGLVYRPGSPLRSRYEQLAEAIRGAMDGHFDKPLKEAV, encoded by the coding sequence ATGAATATTCGTGATCTTGAATACCTGGTAGCGTTAGCCGAACACCGCCATTTCCGTCGTGCCGCAGATTCCTGCCACGTCAGCCAGCCCACCCTGAGCGGGCAGATTCGTAAGCTGGAAGATGAGCTGGGTGTGATGCTGCTGGAACGCACCAGCCGTAAAGTGCTGTTCACCCAGGCAGGTTTGCTGCTGGTGGATCAGGCGCGGACTGTGCTGCGTGAGGTCAAAGTGCTCAAGGAGATGGCGAGTCAGCAGGGAGAAACCATGTCCGGGCCGTTGCATATTGGCCTGATACCTACCGTCGGTCCTTATCTGTTGCCGCAGATTATCCCGATGCTGCACCAGACCTTCCCGAAACTCGAAATGTACCTCCACGAAGCGCAAACGCATCAACTGCTGGCGCAACTGGACAGCGGTAAACTCGACTGTGCCATTCTGGCGCTGGTGAAAGAGAGTGAAGCGTTTATTGAAGTCCCGCTGTTCGATGAGCCGATGCTGCTGGCGATCTACGAAGATCACCCGTGGGCGAATCGCGAGCGTGTCGCCATGTCCGATCTGGCCGGTGAAAAGCTGTTGATGCTGGAAGACGGGCACTGCCTGCGTGATCAGGCGATGGGTTTCTGCTTTGAAGCGGGCGCTGACGAAGACACGCATTTCCGCGCGACCAGTCTGGAAACGCTGCGCAACATGGTGGCTGCCGGTAGCGGCATCACGCTGTTGCCCGCACTGGCCGTGCCGCAGGAACGTAAACGCGACGGCGTGATTTATCTGCCGTGCATTAAGCCGGAACCGAAACGTACGGTGGGTCTGGTTTATCGTCCTGGATCACCGCTGCGCAGCCGCTATGAGCAGTTGGCAGAGGCCATCCGTGGTGCGATGGATGGCCATTTCGATAAGCCGTTAAAAGAGGCGGTTTAA
- the sthA gene encoding Si-specific NAD(P)(+) transhydrogenase produces MPHSYDYDAIVIGSGPGGEGAAMGLVKQGARVAVIERYHNVGGGCTHWGTIPSKALRHAVSRIIEFNQNPLYSDHTRLLRSSFADILNHADSVINQQTQMRQGFYERNHCEILQGNAHFVDEHTLALECHDGSVETVTADKFVIACGSRPYHPNDVDFSHPRIYDSDSILSMHHEPRHVIIYGAGVIGCEYASIFRGMSVKVDLINTRDRLLAFLDQEMSDSLSYHFWNSGVVIRHNEEYEKIEGTDDGVIMHLKSGKKLKADCLLYANGRTGNTDSLALENIGLEADNRGQLKVNSMYQTALPHIYAVGDVIGYPSLASAAYDQGRIAAQAMIKGEATAHLVEDIPTGIYTIPEISSVGKTEQQLTAMKVPYEVGRAQFKHLARAQIVGMNVGTLKILFHRETKEILGIHCFGERAAEIIHIGQAIMEQKGGGNTIEYFVNTTFNYPTMAEAYRVAALNGLNRLF; encoded by the coding sequence ATGCCACATTCCTACGATTATGATGCAATTGTGATAGGTTCCGGCCCCGGCGGCGAAGGTGCTGCAATGGGTCTGGTGAAGCAGGGAGCCCGTGTCGCCGTTATTGAGCGTTATCATAACGTCGGCGGCGGTTGTACTCACTGGGGGACTATCCCGTCGAAGGCGCTGCGACACGCGGTCAGCCGCATCATCGAATTCAACCAGAACCCCCTCTACAGCGATCACACCCGACTCCTCCGCTCCTCTTTTGCCGATATCCTCAATCACGCCGACAGCGTCATTAATCAGCAAACGCAGATGCGGCAAGGTTTTTATGAGCGCAACCACTGCGAGATTTTGCAGGGCAACGCCCATTTCGTTGACGAACACACCCTGGCGCTGGAGTGCCACGACGGCTCCGTCGAAACGGTCACTGCAGACAAGTTTGTTATCGCCTGCGGCTCGCGCCCGTACCACCCGAACGATGTTGATTTTTCGCATCCGCGCATTTATGACAGCGACTCTATCCTGTCGATGCACCACGAACCGCGCCACGTGATTATCTACGGCGCCGGGGTGATCGGCTGCGAATATGCGTCTATCTTCCGCGGAATGAGCGTGAAAGTAGATCTGATCAACACCCGCGACCGTCTGCTGGCGTTTCTCGATCAGGAGATGTCGGATTCCCTCTCTTACCACTTCTGGAACAGCGGCGTGGTCATTCGCCACAATGAAGAGTACGAGAAAATTGAAGGGACGGATGACGGTGTCATCATGCACCTGAAATCCGGGAAAAAACTCAAAGCCGACTGCCTGCTGTATGCTAACGGACGAACCGGTAATACCGACTCGCTGGCGCTGGAAAACATCGGTCTGGAAGCGGACAACCGCGGCCAACTGAAGGTCAACAGCATGTACCAGACTGCGCTGCCGCACATCTATGCGGTGGGCGACGTGATCGGCTACCCGAGCCTCGCCTCAGCAGCATACGATCAGGGTCGCATTGCCGCACAGGCGATGATCAAAGGCGAAGCCACCGCGCATCTGGTGGAAGACATTCCCACCGGCATCTATACCATTCCGGAAATCAGCTCGGTCGGCAAAACCGAGCAGCAACTGACGGCGATGAAAGTGCCATACGAAGTGGGACGCGCGCAGTTTAAGCATCTGGCGCGGGCGCAAATTGTTGGAATGAACGTCGGGACGCTCAAAATTCTCTTCCACCGTGAGACGAAAGAGATTCTGGGCATTCACTGCTTTGGCGAGCGCGCAGCCGAGATTATTCACATCGGTCAGGCGATTATGGAGCAGAAAGGTGGTGGCAACACCATTGAATACTTCGTTAACACCACCTTCAACTACCCGACCATGGCGGAAGCCTATCGGGTAGCGGCGCTGAACGGCTTAAACCGCCTCTTTTAA